GATGCGGCACTGGTCACCTTCATGGTCACCGCCTCGGGCATGACCCTGCTGGGCATCGGCTCAGCCTTCTGGGGCCTGGTAGCCGGCGCCCTGACCCTGCTGATCCTCAACTGGCGCAACAGCTGAGTCGGCTTGCTGCTCAATCGTAGGGCGGGTGCAACCTGCGGTGGTCACTTCGCGGGTTGCACCCGCCCTACGTAACTGACGCCAGCACTGAACGGTGGACATCGCCAACAAAAAAGCCCGGGCAATCCCGGGCTTTTTCACGGCCAGCTGCAGATCAGGCGACTTCGCCCTCTTCCGCCATCAGTTCCTTGCCATGGGCATAGTTGACCCACCAGCCGAACAGCGCCGCAGTGAAGAACATGAAGAAGCTGTAGATGGCCGCTGGAATGCCCATGGTCGGGTTGTTCAGCAGCGACGGGCTGAGCGCCAGGGCAATCGCCAGGGTGCCATTGTGGATGCCGATTTCCATGCCGATAGCCACCGCCTGGCGCTGCGGCAACTTGAGCAGGCGCGGCACCCAGTAGCCAACACCAAGGCTGACCAGGTTGAACAGCAACGCCGCCATGCCCACCACCGGCGCGTACTCCACCACCGTGCGCCAGTCCTTGACGAAGGCCAGCAGCACCACCAGCAGCAGGAACAGCGCAGAGATGATCTTCACCGGCTTCTCCATGGCATGGGCGAAGCCTGGTGCCAGGCGGCGAATCACCATGCCCACGGCCACCGGGCCGAGGACGATGGCGAACACCTGCACCACCTTGGCGAACTGCAGCGGAATGGCCTGGTCGCCTTCCATGAAGTGAGCCAGCGACAGGTTGACGATAAACGGCATGGTGAGAATCGCGATCACCGAGTTGACCGCGGTCAGGGTCACGTTCAGCGCCACGTCACCGTGGGCCAGATGGCTATAGAGGTTGGCCGAGGTACCGCCGGGCGAGGCGGCCAGCAGCATCAGGCCGACCGCCAGGGCCGGCGCCAGGCCGAAGCCCTTGGCGATCAGGAAGCACAGCAGCGGCAGCAGCAGGAGCTGGCAGCCGAGGCCGATGAGTACCGGTTTGGGAAATTTCACCACCCGGGCGAAGTCCGCCAGGGTCAGCGACAGGCCCAGGCCGAGCATGATGATGCCCAGGGCGATAGGAAGGAACGCGGTCAGCAAGGGGGAAGCGGTCATTATTGTTGTTCTCCGTAAAACGAGCCTGCGATTCTTGGCAGGGCTGCCCGTCTTGTAACTGGCTTTGCGCGCCAACGGGTGGCGCGCCTGTAACCAAATGCAAAAAGGCGCCCTAGAGCGCCTCTTTGCCAATCACAAGCACGCGATCAGATCGCCGTCGCGCCGCCATCCACGGCCAGCGAATGGCCGGTGGTGAAGCCAGCCGCATCGCTGCACAGGTACAGCACGGCAGCAGCAATTTCCTCGACCTTGCCGATGCGCCCGACCGGGTGCATGCCGGCGACGAACTCGGCCTTCTTCGGGTCGGATTCGGCGGCACGGCGGAACATGTCGGTATCGATCACCGCCGGGCACACGGCGTTGACGCGGATCTTCTTCTTGCCGTACTCGACGGCAGCGGACTTGGTCAGGCCGATCACCGCGTGCTTGGAGGCGGCATAGATGCTCATCTTCGGCGCGGCACCGAGGCCGGCCACCGAAGCGGTGTTGACGATGGCGCCACCGCCCTGAGCCAGCAGCAGCGGGATCTGGTGCTTCATGCACAGCCACACGCCCTTGACGTTGACGCCCATGATGGCGTCGAACTCGGCCTCACTGCCTTCGGCCAGCTTGCCCTTCTCGATCTCGATACCGGCGTTGTTGAAGGCATAGTCCAGGCGGCCATAGGCACCCAGGGTGCGCTCCATGAGCACCTTGACCTCGGCTTCGCGGGTCACGTCGCAACGCACGAAGGTGGCATCGCCACCGGCTTCACGGATCAGCTGCACGGTGCCTTCGCCGCCGCTCACATCGACGTCGGAAACCACCACCTGCAGGCCCTCGCCCGCGAAGGCCAGGGCGGTGGCGCGGCCGATACCGGCGGCGCCGCCGGTCACGAGTGCCACTTTGCCGGAAAAGGTCATGCTCATTGCTGCGTCCTCGCAGGGAGTTGGAAATGAGCGGAGTCTAGCCAGGCGACCGGCCGGCGAGCAGCACTATCAGGGTGCCGTGTACGGGATCATCCAGAAGAATGATGGAAGCCCCGCACCTGTCATCACCTGAATGGATGATCAGCCCAGCTGGGCGACGATCTCGGCCAGGGCCTGGGCCGGGTCGGCGGCCTGGCTGATCGGGCGGCCGATCACCAGGTAGTCGGAACCGGCCTTGAGCGCGTCGGCCGGGGTGAGGATGCGGCGCTGGTCGTCAGCGGCGCTGCCGGCCGGGCGGATGCCCGGGGTCACCAGTTGCAGAGCCGGCTGCGCGGCCTTCAGTGCCGGCGCTTCCTGGGCCGAGCAGACCAGGCCGTCCATGCCCGCCTGGGCGGCCAGACCGGCCAGGCGCAGCACCTGCTCCTGCGGGGCGATATCCAGGCCGATGCCGGCCAGGTCATCCTGCTCCATGCTGGTCAGCACGGTCACCCCGATCAGCAACGGCTTGGCGCCGCTCAGCTTGTCCAGCTCGTTGCGGCAAGCCGCCATCATGCGCAGGCCACCGGAGCAGTGCACGTTGACCATCCACACGCCCAGTTCGGCAGCGGCCTTGACCGCCATCGCCGTGGTATTCGGGATATCGTGGAATTTCAGGTCGAGGAACACTTCAAAGCCCTTGGCCTGCAGGGTTTCCACCACCGCCGGGCCGCTGCGGGTGAACAGCTCCTTGCCAACCTTGACCCGGCACAGCTTGGGATCGAGGCGCTCGGCCAGGGCCAGGGCGGCATCGCGGGAAGGAAAGTCGAGGGCAACGATGATCGGGGTGGACATGGCGGGCTCACAGGCAGGACGAAAACGCCGCGCATTGTAGCGAAAGCCGCCGCCCGCGTCAGACCGTACAGCCTGACGGCTAGCTGCCGAGCGCCAGCGCGGTCATGAAGCCGGCCAGGGTGATCAACCCGGTCAGCGCATGGGTCTCGGCAAAGGCTTCGGGAATCAGCGTGTCGACCAGCATGCACAGCACGGCGCCGCCGGAAAACCCCAGGGCGAAGGCCAGCCAGTGCGCCGGCAGGTCGGTGAACAGTCCCGGCCCGGCCATCGCCGCCAGCCCGGAGAGCAGCACTATCGAGCCCCACAGGCCGAAGATCCACAACCGGCTGCGCCCGTCCCGGCGCAGGCCGACGGCACTGGCCAGGCCTTCCGGCAGGTTGGACAGAAAGATCGCCACCAGCAGCATCAGGCTCACCGAGCCGCCATCGAGCAGGCCCAGCCCCAGGCCGAGGGACTCGGGAATGCCGTCGAGAAAGGCGCCGGCGGCAATCAGCAGGCCCAGCAGAGAACCGGCGCCAGCCGCGCGATGGCCCTGCTCGAGGTGCTCCAGCCACTCGTTGGCCAGGACGAACAGCAGGCCGCCGGCCAGCATTCCACCCAGGGTCGGCAGCTGCCCACCGAGGCGCAGCGCCTCGGGAATCTGCTCGAAGCAGATGGCGGCGATCAGCACGCCGCTGCCATAGGCCATGATCGACGCCACCACCTTCTGCGGCAGGCGCAGGAAAACCCCGAGCATGGCGCCGATCAACAGGCTGCTGGCAGCCAGCAAGCCCCACAGTCCGGCCTGCAGCGTCGTGTTCCAGTCCATGCAATCTCCCTTGATCAAGCAGGCAGCCTAGTCGCTAGCCATTCACCACGGCAATGCTTCCGTACGGGGATGGCGCGGGTAAACTGCGCGCTTTCCTTCCAACCAGGCAGCAGTCATGGCCCGTCTCAAGCTCGACTTTTCCCAGCAGCAGTTCTGCTACAGCACTCACATGACCGTGCGCAGCACCGACATCAACGCCAGCAACCACCTGAGCAACGACTCGATGATCTCGATGATCTCCGAGGCGCGGGCGCGTTTCCTGTTCGACTTCGGCATCAAGGAAGCGGCCGATACCGACGGCATCATCGTCACCGACCTGGCCACCATGTACCGCGCCGAGTCCCATGCTCGCGACCAGTTGCTGTTCGAGGTCGGCGTGATGGACTTCAACCGTTATGGCGGCGACATCATCTTCCGCATCAGTCGCCCGGCCGACGGCACGCTGATCGCCCTGGCCAAGTCCGGCTTCGTGTTCTTCGACTATCGCCAGGGCAAGGTAGTGGCCATGCCCGACGAGTTCCGCGCCAAGTTCCCCGAGGTCAATTGGCTGGAGTGAGGCTGGCGAACCTTTGGCGAACGCTGCACGGGTAGAAAGCCAGGGCCCAGCCCGCGGCACTACCCGAGAACACGCCATGACCCACGCCACTCCCCTGCGCCTCACCCTCCTTGCCTGCCTTGCCGGGCTTTCCTGCAGCGTCAGCGCAGAACCCTCGGTCGAGCGCGGCCGCTACCTGGTACAGGTAGCCGGCTGCAACGACTGCCACACGGCCGGCTATGTCATGGCCCCGGACAAGGTGCCGGAAGCCGCCTGGCTGCAGGGTGATCAGCTCGGCTGGAGCGGCCCCTGGGGCACCACCTATGCCAGCAACCTGCGCCTGTTGCTGCCGCAGCTCAGCGAAGAACAGTGGCTGCAACTGGCCCGCCAGGCCAACTACCGTCCGCCCATGCCCAGCCATGTGCTGCGCGTGATGGACGAAGACGACCTGCGCAGCATCCACCGCTTCGTCAAACAACTGGGTGTCGGCGGAGCTCCGGCGCCCGCCGCTCTGCCCCCCGGCCAGGTGGCCAAGGGGCCGGTGGTGCAATTCCCCATGCCGCCTGCCCAACCCTGAAAGCCCCTGCATCGCCTGGCACCTCCATATCGCCTCAATACAGTGCGGCACACTCCCTCGCCGCACCGTATTGACCCGAAGAAACGCCCTCGCCGGCGGCAATACTGCGGTTTTCCACTCTCTGCAGAGGTTGGCCCAGCTATTGCTTTAGCCCGGTCATAGGCATCCAACGGCGGTTGCCCCTCGAATCGACAATGGCGTCGCGTTCACCCTCGCATTGAGCGACCAGGTGACGCGGCGCCTTTTCGTTTCAGCCCCAATGAATGGGGTGGGTGGGCGGGCCGTGATCCGGACGTCGACCGGTAACTCTCTCAACCTGGTTGCGGCTCCGGCCGCAAGGTCGGGCGCCACAAGCACCCGGCCTCACCCGGCGACTGCAGGCGACGTGCCCACGATCACGGCAACCTGCAGCCCGCCGGGACTCTTATCGCTGACGAGGTGTTGGATGAATACAAGTTTCTGGAAAGCCGGCCACGCACCGACGCTGTTTGCCGCATTCCTCTATTTCGACCTGAGCTTCATGGTCTGGTACGTGCTCGGCCCGCTGGGCGTGCAGATCGCCGCCGACCTGCAACTGACCACCCAACAGCGCGCCATGATGGTGGCCACGCCGATTCTGGCCGGTGCCGTGCTGCGCTTCCTGATGGGCATGGTCGCCGACCGTACCTCGCCCAAGACCGCCGGTCTGATCGGCCAGGTCATCGTTATCGGCGCCCTTTCCGTGGCCTGGCTGCACGGCGTGCACAGCTACCAGCAGGCACTGCTGCTCGGCCTGTTCCTCGGTTTTGCCGGTGCCTCCTTCGCCGTGGCCCTGCCACTGGCCTCGCAGTGGTATCCGCCGCAGCACCAGGGCAAGGCCATGGGCATCGCCGGTGCCGGCAACTCCGGCACCGTGCTCGCCGCCCTGTTCGCTCCGGGCCTGGCTGCCGCTTTCGGCTGGGGTAACGTGTTCGGCCTGGCGCTGATCCCGCTGGTGCTGACCCTGATCATCTTCGCCAGCGTGGCCAAGAACGCCCCCGAGCGGCCGCCGGCCAAGTCCACCGCCGACTACCTCAAGGCCCTCGGCGACCGCGACAGCTGGTGGTTCATGTTCTTCTACAGCGTGACCTTCGGTGGCTTCCTCGGCCTGGCCAGCACCCTGCCCGGCTACTTCCACGACCAGTACGGCTTCGACCCGGTCAAGGCCGGCTACTACACCGCCGCCTGCGTCTTCGCTGGCAGCCTGATGCGTCCGCTGGGCGGCGCCCTGGCCGACCGCATCGGCGGCATCCGCTCGCTGCTGGTTATGTACACCTGCGCCTCGATCTGCATCGCCGCGGTCGGCTTCCACCTGCCCAGCTCGCTGGCCGCCCTGGGCCTGTTCGTGGTCGCCATGCTCAGCCTGGGCGCCGGCAACGGCGCGGTGTTCCAGCTGGTGCCGCAGCGCTTTCGCAAGGAAATCGGCGTGATGACCGGACTGATCGGCATGGCCGGCGGCATCGGTGGCTTCTGCCTGACCGCCGGCCTCGGCGCAATCAAACAGGCCACCGGTGACTACCAGCTCGGTCTGTGGCTGTTCGCCAGCCTCGGCGTACTGGCCTGGGTCGGCCTGTACGGCGTCAAGCTGCGCTGGCGCACCACCTGGGGCTCGGCTGCCGTCACTGCGGCTCGAGTCTGATCCTCGCCCAGCCAGACACCGGCCACCGGTGTCTGGCTGCCACAATTTCCCAGAACCTGTTAACGATCTTCTGGATTAGAGCCAGACAAGGCAAAAGTGGCCGAAAAAGCGCAGTTTACGCGGTGTAAATGAGCATTTTGAGGCCACTTTTAACGCCGTATGGCCGACAGCCAGGAGATCGTTAACAGGTTCGTAGGTCGGTTGCGACAAAGGCGAAGCCCGTTCGGCCTCCACGCACTGGTCAGGAAAGGTGGAAAATGCCGGCAACGGCATGTTCCAGGGAAGCCGGATCGGCTCCGCCTTTGCCTCAACCGACTTACCTGCCTTGACCCACGAGAGCACCAGATGGCCCTGCAACTGACCTTCGGCGAAGCCACCGCCACCGGCCCCCGCGCGGAAAACCAGGACGCCATCCGCGTGGTCACTCCGGCTCCGGCGCTGGCCGCCAGCAAGGGCTTCCTGTTCGCCCTGGCCGATGGTGTCAGCCAGTGCGCCGACGGCGGCCTGGCCGCCCGC
The window above is part of the Pseudomonas alcaligenes genome. Proteins encoded here:
- a CDS encoding bile acid:sodium symporter family protein translates to MTASPLLTAFLPIALGIIMLGLGLSLTLADFARVVKFPKPVLIGLGCQLLLLPLLCFLIAKGFGLAPALAVGLMLLAASPGGTSANLYSHLAHGDVALNVTLTAVNSVIAILTMPFIVNLSLAHFMEGDQAIPLQFAKVVQVFAIVLGPVAVGMVIRRLAPGFAHAMEKPVKIISALFLLLVVLLAFVKDWRTVVEYAPVVGMAALLFNLVSLGVGYWVPRLLKLPQRQAVAIGMEIGIHNGTLAIALALSPSLLNNPTMGIPAAIYSFFMFFTAALFGWWVNYAHGKELMAEEGEVA
- a CDS encoding SDR family oxidoreductase encodes the protein MSMTFSGKVALVTGGAAGIGRATALAFAGEGLQVVVSDVDVSGGEGTVQLIREAGGDATFVRCDVTREAEVKVLMERTLGAYGRLDYAFNNAGIEIEKGKLAEGSEAEFDAIMGVNVKGVWLCMKHQIPLLLAQGGGAIVNTASVAGLGAAPKMSIYAASKHAVIGLTKSAAVEYGKKKIRVNAVCPAVIDTDMFRRAAESDPKKAEFVAGMHPVGRIGKVEEIAAAVLYLCSDAAGFTTGHSLAVDGGATAI
- the pyrF gene encoding orotidine-5'-phosphate decarboxylase, translating into MSTPIIVALDFPSRDAALALAERLDPKLCRVKVGKELFTRSGPAVVETLQAKGFEVFLDLKFHDIPNTTAMAVKAAAELGVWMVNVHCSGGLRMMAACRNELDKLSGAKPLLIGVTVLTSMEQDDLAGIGLDIAPQEQVLRLAGLAAQAGMDGLVCSAQEAPALKAAQPALQLVTPGIRPAGSAADDQRRILTPADALKAGSDYLVIGRPISQAADPAQALAEIVAQLG
- a CDS encoding ZIP family metal transporter; its protein translation is MDWNTTLQAGLWGLLAASSLLIGAMLGVFLRLPQKVVASIMAYGSGVLIAAICFEQIPEALRLGGQLPTLGGMLAGGLLFVLANEWLEHLEQGHRAAGAGSLLGLLIAAGAFLDGIPESLGLGLGLLDGGSVSLMLLVAIFLSNLPEGLASAVGLRRDGRSRLWIFGLWGSIVLLSGLAAMAGPGLFTDLPAHWLAFALGFSGGAVLCMLVDTLIPEAFAETHALTGLITLAGFMTALALGS
- a CDS encoding thioesterase family protein, coding for MARLKLDFSQQQFCYSTHMTVRSTDINASNHLSNDSMISMISEARARFLFDFGIKEAADTDGIIVTDLATMYRAESHARDQLLFEVGVMDFNRYGGDIIFRISRPADGTLIALAKSGFVFFDYRQGKVVAMPDEFRAKFPEVNWLE
- a CDS encoding cytochrome C, which produces MTHATPLRLTLLACLAGLSCSVSAEPSVERGRYLVQVAGCNDCHTAGYVMAPDKVPEAAWLQGDQLGWSGPWGTTYASNLRLLLPQLSEEQWLQLARQANYRPPMPSHVLRVMDEDDLRSIHRFVKQLGVGGAPAPAALPPGQVAKGPVVQFPMPPAQP
- a CDS encoding nitrate/nitrite transporter, producing MNTSFWKAGHAPTLFAAFLYFDLSFMVWYVLGPLGVQIAADLQLTTQQRAMMVATPILAGAVLRFLMGMVADRTSPKTAGLIGQVIVIGALSVAWLHGVHSYQQALLLGLFLGFAGASFAVALPLASQWYPPQHQGKAMGIAGAGNSGTVLAALFAPGLAAAFGWGNVFGLALIPLVLTLIIFASVAKNAPERPPAKSTADYLKALGDRDSWWFMFFYSVTFGGFLGLASTLPGYFHDQYGFDPVKAGYYTAACVFAGSLMRPLGGALADRIGGIRSLLVMYTCASICIAAVGFHLPSSLAALGLFVVAMLSLGAGNGAVFQLVPQRFRKEIGVMTGLIGMAGGIGGFCLTAGLGAIKQATGDYQLGLWLFASLGVLAWVGLYGVKLRWRTTWGSAAVTAARV